CTAACTGCCCTGGCGACTGCTATATCAGCTATCAGCTATCAGCTATCAGCTATCAGCTATAAGTTATCAGCTATCAGCTATAAGTTATTAGCTATCAGCTATAAGTTATTAGCTATCAGCTATCAGCTATCAGCTATAAGCTATAAGCTATCAGCTATCAGCTATCAGCTGACGGCTGACCGCTGACCGCTGACCGCTGACCGCTGAATGCTGAATGCTGACAAAAAGACAAATAAGTATTGAAATCTCAGCTAATTAATGGTAAACCAATGGTCAGTGGTAAAAAACCAATAGGAATTTATTGGTTGTAGGAGTGTAAAATGTCTCGAAGACTGACTATTAATGGCTTTGAAATTCATGATGATAGCGATTGCTTTGTAATTGCTGAAATTGGGAATAACCATCAAGGCAGCTTGGAAAAGTGTAAAGAAATGTTCCGGATTGCTAAGGAATGCGGAGCGAATGCTGTAAAACTACAAAAACGAGACAATCGTGCCCTTTACACTAAAGCTGCTTTCGACAAGCCCTATGACCATGAAAATAGTTTTGGTTTGACCTACGGTGAGCATCGGGAGTTTCTAGAATTTGGTGCTTACGAATATCAGGAACTGAAAAAGTATGCTGAAGAAGTAGGGATTACGTTTTTCTCTACTGCTTTTGATATTCCGAGTGCGGACTTTTTGGGTGAGTTGGATATGCCAGCTTATAAGATCGCTTCTGGAGACCTCAAGAGCTTGCCCTTAATTAAACATGTTGCCCAATTCCAGAAGCCGATGATCGTTAGCACTGGTGCAGCTACTTTAGAGGATGTGCAACGGGTTTACGATGCGATCATGCCGATTAATCCCCAGTTGTGTATCCTCCAATGTACTGCAAGCTATCCAGCGGACTTTGAAGAACTTAACCTAAAGGTGATCCAGACCTATCGGGAACTGTTCGGTGATATTGTGATTGGTCTATCTAGCCATGACAACGGTATCGCGATGGCAGTGGCGGCTTATGTTCTCGGGGCTCGTGTGATTGAGAAACACTTTACCCTGAACCGGGCGATGAAAGGAACAGACCATGCTTTCTCGTTAGAACCGACAGGGTTGCGCAAGATGGTAAGAGACCTCAGACGCACTCGCCAAGCTTTTGGGGATGGGGTGAAGAAGGTACACCTGAATGAACGTCCTGCTTACTTGAAGATGGGGAAAAAACTGGTTGCTGCGGATAATTTACCTGTAGGACATGTTTTAAGGGCAGAGGATATCGCGATGAAATCCCCAGGGGATGGTTTACCCCCCTATGAATTGGACAATGTGATTGGTAAAGTCTTAACCAAACCCCTAAGGGTGGATGAGTCGATTACTTTGGCTGGGTTGGTGGAAAATCTTGAAAAGGTTGCTTTGTAGGGTGT
The Moorena sp. SIOASIH genome window above contains:
- a CDS encoding N-acetylneuraminate synthase family protein, producing MSRRLTINGFEIHDDSDCFVIAEIGNNHQGSLEKCKEMFRIAKECGANAVKLQKRDNRALYTKAAFDKPYDHENSFGLTYGEHREFLEFGAYEYQELKKYAEEVGITFFSTAFDIPSADFLGELDMPAYKIASGDLKSLPLIKHVAQFQKPMIVSTGAATLEDVQRVYDAIMPINPQLCILQCTASYPADFEELNLKVIQTYRELFGDIVIGLSSHDNGIAMAVAAYVLGARVIEKHFTLNRAMKGTDHAFSLEPTGLRKMVRDLRRTRQAFGDGVKKVHLNERPAYLKMGKKLVAADNLPVGHVLRAEDIAMKSPGDGLPPYELDNVIGKVLTKPLRVDESITLAGLVENLEKVAL